The Bacteroidota bacterium genome contains a region encoding:
- a CDS encoding condensation domain-containing protein has product MKNVEEVYPLSPMQEGMLYHSLRAPQEGLYVDQYAVRLRGALDAAAFAEAWRRTVERHSTFRTAFVWEGLSKPVQVVRRQVDLPWDELDWRDEAAPTERLNALARTQRSAGLELARAPVMQFTLAHIGEDDALFLWSYHHLLLDGWSVGTLQEVFAQYQALRDGRTLALPPAPRYSAYIAWLKEQDHEKAEGYWRGALEGWQHPTPLPRSRAVPRRGGPATHVLPLVLPADQTAAVQEAARTSRLTVNTLLQGALALTLGHYAGVDEVTYGSVTSGRPPTLEGADRTLGLFINTLPTRIQLQRDRSLAEWLQAIQSDQVEARQYAYVPLYKMQRWAQCPPDRQLFDVLLDVLNFAGESSAPADGIGLEMETVHLNEAARLPLTLTSMPGEELRIDLKGRSDRLDEAALRRVSDTLGATLRAFGNGLNVALGSIKMEPAPSSASVSVNESQPAALRDLERAHGRIARHARQTPDATALVSGTSTLTYGALEERATQLAGRLRATGVGPEDRVVVHADEGVEACVAIYAALKAEAAVVPVGLDVPTARLAAIVEDAGAVAMLVAPSAMGSVATVEQAVSIPVVSTAAHSVSEATVSEAGVSEAGAPEPDEQNGPTASGATLAYVAYVSRPRGGPAGVMVSHRSLCSSLDAMTESAPLTLRDRVLQAAPLTSDAVLLEVLWALTSGAQVVTSGQQAPAVAEAILRQRVTVARLAPSVLEKVLRIQEAASATGGQHALTAVCSAEEELTTVQARALAKAMPGVHLHNHYGTAETAMCATATELHPEQDVVSLGQPLAGTLVHVLDRRGAPIAVCVPGELHVGGGGVARGYLGRPAETAASFLPDPSSRGGRLFRTGDHVCRMEDGSLQFLGRRDRRVKLGAVRVELDEVEAVMRAVDGVGEAVAFVEGGSERHLAVVAEIDGSEPKSQDLAEAAARWLPAPMRPRSYDRVDQLPRDVHGRVDHARAERERRTRPKAETNAAPNQAPQTRIEQTVAGIWRSVLQLDEIGLHDNFFDLGGHSLTAVAVFGKLKEELGVELQLVHLFEHPTVSALAKHLAAAAGPPAAGPSAAGPSTAGPSAAGPSATPNPATGAASASRRQGRRRLLDQRARRGEA; this is encoded by the coding sequence GTGAAAAACGTAGAAGAAGTCTACCCACTATCGCCCATGCAGGAGGGGATGCTCTACCACTCCCTCCGGGCTCCTCAGGAAGGGCTGTATGTGGACCAGTATGCCGTTCGCTTACGCGGCGCGCTGGATGCCGCTGCCTTCGCGGAGGCCTGGCGCCGCACGGTCGAACGGCATTCGACCTTTCGGACCGCCTTTGTGTGGGAGGGCCTCTCGAAACCCGTGCAGGTGGTTCGGCGCCAAGTTGACCTCCCCTGGGATGAACTCGACTGGAGAGACGAAGCCGCGCCCACCGAGCGGTTGAACGCGCTGGCCCGGACCCAGCGCAGCGCAGGCCTCGAACTCGCGCGGGCCCCGGTGATGCAGTTCACCCTGGCCCACATCGGCGAGGACGACGCGCTGTTCTTGTGGTCCTACCACCACCTGTTGCTCGATGGGTGGAGCGTGGGGACGCTCCAGGAGGTGTTTGCGCAATACCAGGCCCTCCGCGACGGGCGAACGCTTGCGCTGCCGCCAGCACCGCGCTACAGCGCGTACATCGCCTGGCTGAAGGAGCAAGATCATGAGAAGGCCGAGGGCTATTGGCGGGGTGCGTTGGAAGGCTGGCAGCACCCGACGCCGCTGCCTCGGTCCAGGGCGGTGCCTCGCCGCGGTGGACCTGCGACGCATGTGCTGCCCCTCGTGCTTCCCGCGGACCAGACCGCTGCCGTGCAGGAGGCAGCACGGACAAGCCGCCTCACCGTCAATACGCTGTTGCAGGGGGCCCTCGCGCTCACGCTCGGGCACTACGCCGGCGTGGACGAGGTCACGTACGGCAGCGTCACGTCGGGTCGGCCGCCGACGCTGGAAGGGGCCGACCGCACGCTCGGCTTGTTCATCAACACCCTGCCTACCCGGATCCAGCTGCAGCGCGACCGCAGTCTCGCAGAATGGCTCCAGGCGATCCAATCGGACCAAGTCGAGGCGCGCCAGTACGCGTATGTCCCGTTGTACAAGATGCAGCGGTGGGCCCAGTGCCCCCCCGACCGTCAGCTGTTCGACGTGCTGCTGGACGTGCTGAACTTTGCGGGCGAGTCGTCGGCGCCGGCCGACGGGATCGGGCTGGAGATGGAGACGGTGCACCTCAACGAGGCAGCCAGGCTCCCGCTGACGTTGACGTCGATGCCGGGCGAAGAGCTGCGCATCGATCTGAAAGGACGCAGCGACCGGCTGGATGAAGCCGCGCTGCGCCGCGTGTCCGATACGCTGGGTGCTACGCTGCGCGCGTTTGGCAACGGGCTGAACGTCGCGTTGGGGAGCATAAAGATGGAGCCAGCTCCATCGAGCGCCAGCGTGTCGGTGAACGAGAGCCAGCCGGCGGCGCTCCGCGACCTTGAGCGCGCCCACGGACGCATTGCGAGGCACGCGCGACAGACGCCCGACGCGACCGCTCTCGTGTCTGGAACGAGCACGCTGACCTACGGCGCGCTCGAAGAGCGGGCAACGCAGCTCGCGGGCCGGCTCCGTGCGACGGGCGTCGGTCCAGAGGATCGCGTCGTGGTGCACGCCGACGAGGGCGTGGAAGCTTGTGTGGCCATCTATGCAGCCCTCAAAGCCGAAGCGGCTGTCGTCCCCGTTGGGCTGGACGTCCCGACCGCAAGGCTGGCCGCAATCGTCGAGGACGCGGGTGCGGTTGCCATGCTCGTAGCCCCTTCAGCGATGGGGTCGGTCGCTACAGTCGAGCAGGCCGTGTCCATCCCAGTGGTGTCGACGGCCGCACACTCCGTGTCGGAAGCAACGGTGTCGGAAGCAGGGGTGTCGGAAGCAGGAGCGCCTGAGCCGGATGAGCAGAACGGGCCGACCGCAAGCGGAGCCACGTTGGCGTACGTCGCCTATGTCTCGCGTCCCCGTGGCGGGCCTGCGGGCGTGATGGTCTCGCACCGGAGCCTCTGCTCCAGCCTCGATGCGATGACGGAAAGCGCACCGCTGACGTTGCGAGACCGCGTGCTCCAAGCGGCCCCGTTAACCTCCGATGCGGTTCTGCTTGAGGTGCTCTGGGCCCTCACGTCAGGCGCTCAGGTCGTGACGTCCGGGCAGCAAGCGCCAGCCGTGGCCGAGGCCATTCTGCGGCAGCGGGTGACCGTCGCCAGGCTCGCTCCGTCCGTTCTTGAGAAGGTTCTCCGCATCCAAGAGGCGGCGTCCGCGACTGGAGGACAGCACGCGCTGACAGCCGTGTGCTCTGCCGAAGAGGAGCTAACCACCGTGCAGGCGCGCGCGCTCGCGAAGGCCATGCCTGGGGTCCACCTCCACAACCACTACGGCACCGCTGAGACGGCGATGTGCGCGACGGCTACCGAACTCCATCCCGAGCAGGACGTGGTTTCCTTGGGGCAGCCGCTAGCTGGAACGCTCGTCCACGTCCTTGACCGGCGCGGCGCGCCCATTGCCGTGTGTGTCCCGGGAGAGCTACACGTGGGCGGCGGGGGCGTCGCGCGTGGCTACCTCGGGCGGCCTGCCGAGACGGCCGCCTCGTTCCTCCCGGACCCGTCAAGTCGGGGCGGGCGGCTGTTCAGAACGGGCGACCATGTTTGCCGGATGGAAGACGGGTCCTTGCAGTTCTTAGGACGCCGCGACCGGCGTGTGAAGCTGGGTGCCGTGCGTGTGGAGCTGGACGAGGTCGAAGCCGTGATGCGTGCCGTCGATGGGGTCGGCGAGGCGGTGGCCTTCGTCGAGGGCGGGAGCGAGCGACACCTAGCGGTGGTGGCCGAGATAGACGGCTCCGAACCTAAATCGCAGGACCTAGCCGAGGCGGCTGCCCGGTGGCTGCCCGCACCGATGCGTCCGCGGTCGTACGACCGCGTCGACCAGCTTCCCAGGGACGTACACGGACGAGTGGACCATGCGAGGGCGGAGCGTGAACGCAGGACTCGTCCCAAGGCGGAGACGAACGCCGCCCCGAATCAGGCGCCCCAGACGCGCATCGAGCAAACCGTGGCAGGCATCTGGCGGTCCGTTCTCCAACTCGACGAGATCGGACTGCACGACAACTTTTTCGATCTGGGAGGCCACTCGCTCACGGCCGTGGCCGTCTTCGGCAAGCTCAAAGAGGAGCTCGGCGTCGAGCTGCAACTCGTCCACCTGTTCGAGCACCCAACCGTGTCTGCGCTGGCGAAGCACCTCGCCGCTGCTGCGGGGCCACCGGCAGCAGGACCGTCCGCTGCGGGACCATCGACGGCAGGACCGTCCGCCGCGGGACCATCCGCTACGCCTAATCCTGCGACAGGGGCTGCCAGCGCGAGCCGCCGCCAGGGCCGTCGCCGACTTCTTGACCAACGCGCGCGTCGCGGAGAGGCCTAG